A region of Anaeromusa acidaminophila DSM 3853 DNA encodes the following proteins:
- the rplA gene encoding 50S ribosomal protein L1, whose amino-acid sequence MAKFGKKYQEAAKLVEADKLYEVAEAFELVKKIVTAKFDETVEVAVKLGVDPKHADQQVRGAVVLPHGTGKSKSVLVFAKGEKAKEAEAAGADVVGAEELVQKIQGGWTDFDVAVATPDMMGLVGRLGKVLGPRGLMPNPKVGTVTLDVTRAINEIKAGKIEYRTDKAGNIHAPIGKGSFESAKLLENFQTLIETLNKAKPSAAKGQYMRAITVSTTMGPGIKINPTRATAGKKE is encoded by the coding sequence ATGGCTAAATTCGGTAAGAAGTATCAAGAAGCCGCCAAATTGGTGGAAGCTGACAAGTTGTATGAAGTTGCAGAAGCTTTTGAGCTTGTCAAAAAAATTGTTACTGCTAAATTCGACGAAACCGTTGAAGTGGCTGTAAAATTAGGTGTTGATCCTAAACATGCGGATCAGCAGGTGCGCGGTGCAGTAGTATTGCCGCACGGCACTGGCAAATCCAAGAGCGTTCTGGTTTTTGCTAAAGGCGAAAAAGCCAAAGAAGCCGAAGCCGCTGGTGCTGACGTTGTCGGCGCCGAGGAATTGGTGCAAAAAATCCAGGGCGGCTGGACCGATTTTGACGTAGCTGTCGCTACGCCGGATATGATGGGTCTGGTAGGTCGCTTGGGTAAAGTCTTGGGACCTCGCGGTTTAATGCCGAATCCTAAAGTTGGTACGGTTACGCTTGATGTAACTCGCGCCATCAATGAGATTAAAGCTGGTAAGATCGAATACCGTACCGATAAAGCTGGTAATATTCATGCTCCGATCGGCAAAGGTTCTTTCGAAAGCGCTAAGCTTTTGGAAAACTTCCAAACTCTCATTGAAACTTTGAACAAGGCGAAGCCTTCTGCTGCTAAAGGACAGTACATGCGTGCCATTACTGTCAGCACGACGATGGGACCTGGAATTAAAATTAATCCTACTCGCGCTACGGCAGGCAAAAAAGAATAA